Within Vanessa atalanta chromosome 11, ilVanAtal1.2, whole genome shotgun sequence, the genomic segment CTACAAACAAATAATCTTATGGCATCAGTGTGACGTCGCTATTTTGATTGTTCCACTGTTAAGCTATGAAAAGTGTATTGATTGTATAGCTTTACTTTAGCTCGTTTATGGTGCGCGGGCGGCGCTTACTCAGTACGTCCGCGAACGTAGCGCGCGTCGGGTCGTCCCCCGCGATGACATAACAATAACGGCTTTGTCTATATAATACTTGTCACATTATTTTCCTTATCTTAATTTTgcgttatattgttatttaaacagcttcctacaaattttaattaagccaTTTAAGACTGTCGCCTATTAAATGTATGAGTTGTTTTATGGAAAATGAATGATGAAACTGAATGgtcagaaaatatttatttgcgttCGTTTTAAACAGTATAGAAACAAGATGCTTAGTTAAGTGTTCTTGTAATGGATAAGTTAAAGGTATAGGGACGGGACGGCAGCGTTGGGCTGTTGTCAGGGCGCTGCTGCGTGCTTGTTGTTTGCCGCCGCCCGACAGCCTCAATCAACTTATCAGTCTACATTCCGCGTATGAAGAACGTTCGTCTATGTTAGTAACAAAAACATACGCTCCTAATACACACTCAACCTCACCTCGACATTTCTTTATCTACCGACCATGTATTATCGTTGTTCCTGCTCACTAACCCTATAGCCTATCGATCGCTGATTTCACAGCTCGGAGCACTCGTGGAGGCGGCGGAATGAACGATCTAAACGATCTCATCATCGGCGTTCGCCTACATCACACCGGCGAAGGAGACATCATCGCGACGAGTCTTCACCGCGTTCACCTCCTGAACAGGTGAGTCTAACCGTTTCTAATTATTTGATTGACGAGGTGGTATGAATGTCTAACGTGATTTTTGAAACCCAACGCTCGCCATCACTTACCCGACATTGAAGTGTTCATCCGAAAACCTGTCTAAAACTCGCTTCTGTGTTATATCGTACTTGTCGAAGCAAAGTCCGGAACCAGAATAAAGCATAATACGTCACCGTTCCTGTAGCGGGACAGGTTTGGCATGAGATTGCGCGTGCGCATGCGCCTCCGTCCGTGAAGACGTGCGCGAGAGACGGCGACCTCTTCGCGCTTGCGCCTGTTCTATTTGTGTTCGCCTTCGTCACTCGGTACGCCTTCAGTCAGTCGAAAAGCTCAGCCGGCCGCCCAGCGCGTCTTTGCCGCCGCACTAAATTTCTAGTTGCACGCGCGCCGCGGGCGGCCAGTGCGAGCCATGGCTGCCCAACCTCCGCGTCCGCCCCCCAACAATTTACTCTTTAGCGGACCCCCACCCTCTTTACCTCGAGTAGTTTTAGTGCCAAGTGATATTTCGAAGGACTATATTACACCTGACACTGCATTAGACCTAGAAGTTGTCCTTGACCAGAAAAACGATGCGAATAACTTGGATGAAATAAACAACGTGGGTGTGCCTACATATGATGAACTGTTTAGTGATAAAGTAGAAAAACACGTGCTTGAAAATATTCCTTTTGAGGatcaacaatacaataatagcTATTTTTTACGTCGGACTCGCAGTTTTGACATTTCAGATATGTATGTGACAAGCAATGAAAATGAAGTAGACGGCCAGGTTTTTAGACATCGGCGTTCTGAGCCTGATTTATCAAAATACGGGTTATTTGTTGAAGCTGAAATCTCCGTGCAACCCTTACAACCACCACCTCTTGTTTTAAACAATCCTTTTTATGATGGTTCTTATGCTTTAACATCGAATGACTTCAATGAAAATATGATTATGCTACCCGAAAGTTACTTAGCGTTTGAGGATTCTTTCGTGCCATCCTGGGATTATAAACCAGAATTTCTTGGAAACCAAGAAATAAACCCTGCATTATATTATGATGGACTCCCACTGATTCCGCCTAATGATCCATGGTCTACACAGGGGAATACTAACACTGCGTTCGAATATTACTCACCTCAGTTTGAAATACCGACGGAAGAGGGTGCTCAGTATATGCGTTTAAATGAATATGCCATACCTCAATACAAGAGTCTTCCGATGATTGAGCAAGCGCCAATAACTTCCTCCTCCGATAAGTCAAATAAAACAGCGTCGGAAaaggaaaacaatttaaagaatTCTCATAATAcggcacaaataaatttaaatccatCCGAATCTTCTCTGGTTTTAAGAGATAATATTTTGAACGAAGAGGAAAAAATTAGTGCTGTTGAATCTACTGTTAACAGAGAGTCATCTCAAAGTGAAGAATCTTTAAATGCTGATATTTCTAATGACGTCACATCTAGTTTAGCATTTATGCCTAGTAGTAAAAGTTCACAAAGACCTTGTGGAACAGATGACACAAGTGATGACACTTCTCCGTGTTCAACTGACTATCACGAAGCTTCCGCGCTCGATTTAGCTCAAAGTTTAGATGAACTTTCTTGTTGTGATAGCACGGATTTTTCTCAAAGTAGAGATGAACCATCCCCGGTAAACGACAGTGTAACGAATGAAATCAAACCcgataaaaaacaaatcaatggGCCATGTACTTTAGAATCTAATAAACCATTGACAAACCCGCCACATAGTCAGCTACCTTCCATTCCATTTCGAAATCAAGAACCAACGGAACCTACCTGTGTGCCAAAaagtttaacaataaataaaaacttaaataaaattaactcttCAACCAACACCGAAGTCGTGAGTGAACATGTAGCTAGTATTAGTGTTAAGCCAACACCGAGTGCAACAAATATCAAGCAACCTGTGAATTGTTTGGATGCAACAAAATCACCTAACACAGTCAAGCAGCATCCTCAACCTCCTGCTGTGCCTCCTGCTTGGCTAGCGAAACCACCTAGCGATATTCACGGAAAAGCTAATACAACGCCGGATGTTCCTCAGATCTTGATTCACAATACGGAAGGAGAAATGAGGAAGCATGATAAAAGTGCCACGTCAGCGAAACATTctgttattgtatataaaccAGTTTCGGAACCTCAGCCGTCGTGTTCTTATGTGCCACCTGTGCCTCCACAACCTTCGCAGCTAAAGCCTGATAAGCAACCAAAAGAAGTAGAGGTCAgctaacttatttattaaattttgcaatatacaatattatagtcATAAATTTTATGACGGAAATTTATGTTTCGCTTTtactaataacttttaaaataatatatagatttgaTGTCGGGTACGTAAAATATTGAGATGATAGCaggtctattttaaattatattattgggtCAAGGATTCTTCGCACAAACAATCCTTTCAGTGTTTTTGTTAAGTCACGCTATTTATAGAGGTTTTATACAGACCATACTTTGTTGCTTTTTTGTTCTTCTTATGTCTTACAAGAAATAGAAAGACAAGTGACAATACGTTTTCATATCTCGGTTGCTAAAGCTGtacatatatgacaaaaaaaacgaaatatatttaaaaacaaactctgTTCAATAAGAGAAACGCAATTTGATTAACCCATctacaataaacaatattagtCGTATAACCGACAAAAATAGCTCAGCAGCTGGCATTACCTATGCAATTCTAATACCGATCGCTAGATGGCGCCGCGTGGTACGTTTGCTGAATACATGAAGTGCGCCTGCGCACTAAAATAGCACCGATCACCTTCACCTAGGCGAAAACGCCGGCATGCCCGCTGTTGTGATAACTACCCGCAGCACGCGCCGCCCACTCGATTATGGGATCAAAGCAATAGCGTCCACCTATTAAAATTGTCCTCTGCTATGCAAACTGCTATTTttacacattaataaatatctgtatTAATAGGCTTAAATAGTATATATCCATAATATTTAGCCAAATATACACTTATTCTAGTAGGTATATAAGATATGCCTTAAAAGGTACATAATTTATCATTCTGatgattaaaaacattgtctaaTCAAGGCTAATCAAGCTGTACGCTCCCGCTTCAATTGTTTTGAATTGTTAAACAAAATCCTTAAATTGAAACTTGTTACGGCTGGCTCGAGTCGGAACTGAATGAATAAGAAACTTGATTCCAAACTCTTGACTAATAGGAAAGTTTTTATAAGAATTCATAAATGACAcacaaaagataattaattatattatttaaataaaatattattgacgaatataataataaaataaccgttAATTGTCATGTTgagtacattatataattataatttataataaaagattactCGTCTATTCGTAAAATAGTTcgttctatattaaaaatagtaaagatatcgtttgttttgtttttaaagatagaGGTAGTACTAAGAACATATTCTATTCAGAATATCGCAGTGAAAAAAACGTATATTcccaagataattttaaatttgatatttatatttttttaattaggagTCCTGCCTcctttatttcaaaaaatattatggaataaataatattcgtgtTAATCAACACGTACTATACGATGTTAAcgaaaattattcttttaaacaaattttaaatattgcaatgtattgcatttctataaaaatatcttcaacttttaaatatacttagctATTTTTACTCGCGGGCGTGTATTGTTACAATGACGTTTCGACAGATGTCTGGTTTTATCGTCGTCCGGAACATTAAATTTCCACCCACATATTAATAAGAAGTCCCATTTTTAATAACTCCGGATTAactgtaaacatttaaataatcgatAATGAAACAAGGTATACCAGGAACTTGCAAATGTTTTGGATTAACCGTAAATACTAGACTACAGTCTAAAATGATTTGGCTTTaaaaatctcatttaaaattttacactgACACAAACAATACTGataaaattgctttaaataCTAACTAAACTATGATACCATTTGGAATGATCTGAAACCAAAATCCTCAAAAATAACGAAacgaaacaaattttaaatatcaagacataattgcaaaatatctttgataattaatatttggtaTTTGGAATGTTAGTCCAAGTGTTGCTGCAGAGACAGATTTTAATAACTGCAACACATAATGCTTGATAATATcaatgtaattgttataaagATAAGCGGTAAATGAGCCACCTAATGGTGAGATGGTACCACTGCCAATAGACGGAATAGTCAGAAACATTAAACGTTCtacatatcaccaatgcgccatcaaccttgggaactaagacgttatgtcccttgtgcttgtagttgtCCAATGCTCTTTTATCGTCCAAATCGaaacaacaatgctaagtattgctggttgttggtagaatatattatgatgagtggatggaaCCAACTCAAAAGCGCTAGCAGGAAGCCCTGCCACCCAGTGAAAATGCTTTGCAAtgctattcttaaaataataattaagtaattatatcttaaagttcctaaaactattattattgtgtaatatactacttataatagtaaatatttctataacatactttaaatttaaataaattaaattttacggaTGTTGAGCTCGTGTCATTGTATGTTAGTGTTTTAAGATTAATAACAAATGTAAGCAGAGGTCAAGATCGCAAGTGTTATCGTGTCGTTAATAGGGGTACGGCAAGGCTTAGATAACACCCGTGCCCAGTTTACTGTTTGGTAACGTGCTGTTCCTTCCGGCCGGCCTCGCCGATACCGCTCGTATTGCGGCAACATAGTTATCTCCAGTTTAAATTACCTGCTTACTCTTAAAggtataaagattattttgtagaaatattataaaataacttcctTCGTTTAAAACGTTGCAAATATCTTGTGTAGATCAAAGatgaatatctttaaaaatgttattttagaaCTACATGGCCTGATCAacctaacattaaaaaaaacgattcaTATGCTAAaaatagtatagattaaaaatgaaatatcaattaagacttttttacattattaacttGAAAGTCGTTATCAATGTGTCGGTCGTTAACATTTCGGTTCATTCGACAATACTCACACAAACAATGCGTGGTTGACTTTGCTCACGTAGTGTCTCCATCGAGCCGGATATTCGGCCTTACCGGTTACTACGCTCTCTTTGAGTAGGGTCATATGATTGAACTATTACACAATTGTATCActtgaatcattattttatttaatatactcttgttgacaatatttttataatgtaacgtTAACTTATAACATCAATTAGTttagtgtttaaaatataaacgttaTTCATTGAAAACAATGAAATGGCGATGCTTACACGCGGATAAATCCTGTTTTAACCGAAAGCTTCTGACAAATTCTTCGTTCCATTAGCGTTTAGCATCTTTTAATTGGTGTGCGACGCCCAGTACATCCAGTTTACGTTTAGACGTTGACacatgcgaactgattgcagtAACACCGACCGTTAACgcgttaatatattaaagtttttttgttgtatatatacGTATAGACGCTCATTCAACTAAGTAATCGAAGCGCATTCTCTCTGCTATAGTTCGATTTCACGACACAGTTGTGAATCAGCGGAGCAACTACCCACCCGCCCCTTGCGTTCGACTCTCCGCCACGCGCTGTGAAGTGATAAATagtgaatataaaaatgacaaaaatcgttattaaaaatgatcGTATCCACGTACCTCATCGACTCGCGTCCTTTTACGAGTTGTACAAACGGTTCCTCAAGGATCACGGGTGTAAATGGCACGATTTTGCTAAACTCCTCTCCGTCGTAGCGGAGATCCTGTTCGATGTTGACGGGGACTGTAGTGTAATTGCAGGCAAGGTTagtgtcatattatttttatagaggaATTAACGTCTGATTGGAGTGTTAAGATAACGATATTGTCAACGACAATCTCAAAACATGTAGAGAATGTTCtgtatagtaatttaaattaaattaataaagattttgtaaGGAATTCaatccaatatttattcataccTGACAAATATTTGTCAAAGAATAACTTACTTCAAAAGTATTACatatttcaaagtatatttaataacggTTGTCACGTACGTAGTATGAGGTTTTGTATTATTACACAAACCCCCCTTACTCCAATAGACATCTGTGGACCAATCGCACCAACGGATTGCATTTTACCTGCTCCCCGTCTTATTGTCGTATACAGTCGTTCCTTAGTTAGCTAAACAGCTGGCATGCAAAACAACATGtccatatcaatattttaagttaataatatatgtattggtGATCGGAATGTATAAGTTTTTGTCTCAGTGTTATTATGTCATAGCTACTGATAAACCATTCATTTCAGTGTTATTGttccttttaatttttacatatacCGCACACAAGATTATGTCatctaatttaaaacaaatattaaagaatCTGAAGGATATCCTGTACCCATGTGTTCTTTATGTTGTGTCTGAAGATATTTCGTTTCCAGAGGTATGCTAAATAAAATCAGCCAAATACATGCATTCCACGTCGGACGAGATTTCATTCCAATAAAGTATGTACATTAAGTTCTCGACCCAAGGGTATTACGATAGGCCCAGATATCGATCAGCGTTCAATTATAATGCCATTAATAACTtggtatttgtaaaaaaaatataagtccaTTGCAAAAATGTTTACAAGGAGAAAGTAACATGCAACGTTTTGAAATCGAAGCGCGATAATAACTCGTCCAGAAAGTACGATATTTGTGACGCTTCCACTGTACGAAACTGTTTAAACGGACATCATGACTTCCGCCAcataatatgtaggtattttaataatagctgTGACTATTTGCATTAGAAAGTCAAGAATAACTGTCTTATAAATCACATCTAATCGTAATgatactgtaaatattatacttattttgtttacaactCGTTAAATGAAAAGAGGATGGAGGCACGCAAAGAATGCATGTCGGTATCAGACACGCATAGCATGTTTAAATACATGCATCCGATTTCATACATGTCTGCGCTCGACATGAAAAAGTAAGATAAAAGACGTACTTATCTCGATAATTATTGATTGCATATGAACATTGATAAAGGTTGACCCACGGATGACTCTTTATATTACTTAGTAAGTCAGTATAGTCGTTGAAGTTAGTTAACGTGCTCGTGGTCAACTATCGCGCATGGTACGCGCACGTGAACAACGCTATTGTTCAGCTTCATACGCGTTCTACTGACCCAATTAGAGAGCGCTTATTGACAGAACTGTCTTGGCTCTCGAGCTCATTGTCATAGCCAAAGAAAAGCTCTTGCTGATTTTATTGTTAGCAcccttgaaataaatacaacctGTCGTAATCGAGTggtcttaaattttttttttattaactaactaATAAATTTGTGGAAAAATTGGTTAAACAAGCACGATTTACCTTTTATTACTTGttcctgttttatttatatatatattttttaattaacttattacttactaaaatctaaatcaaaagaaagatatttattatatgttagatACATATAGAGAGTGTAATGCGACGAAAATGCGCGTGCGGCGGCACCTCGGAGTGCGCGGGAGGGCGCTCCCACGGGTTGCCGATATTTTTAGTCCGCGACCATTACTTGGCAGCGACGGCCGCACTCGCCCGTGCTAGTGATAGTTTTCAAATCCCTCAGTGCTAAGGCCTGCTCCCGATTAACAGCAATTTGACTTAACAgcatctaaattaataaaataagctgtaataaaaattgaacgtgttaaattataaattaatgatgaaaatatGATACTCAAGAATTATTATGTGATATATCCGGGTTGAAgtgtttttgtataattgtaaTACCTATTCAATACCAATATGTCTGGTAGCTTAGCGACCACCGGAAATGGAACAACGAGCCCGCGTCCACGTTATACTCGCGCTTCTACTACAAGCGTTACCCAGCTGTTATCGGATGGATATTCTAGCATCATCAATCGGCTTACACGTAGAGGGCCATCGGAGAAAAATGACCACATCATTGATTCCAAATTGTCTGCGGCGCGGACACGTTACGATGATAAAATGCTTACGAGCAAAAGTTCTGCATTAACAAATGTGCGACGTTACGAAAACAATACTAACATATTGCCGTACAGACCTTTTGTGTCTAGTGTTACGCCGAACACGAAGAAATTCAGCGATGATCGGGCCTACTCAAGTTACCTGAGTTCACCTAAGGCTCGAATTGAACAATCACCTGTGCATTCAAACCCAAGCATTAGTGCTCTCAGTCGCAGTGACTCATTCCGTAGAGCTCACATGAAAGATAATAAATCATCACCGCTCACTAAGCGATATCCTCTCAaggaaactaataataataatttagatagcACGATTATGTTAGGTAGTACACGAAGTCGCTTAGAAGATAAATACTCAACAGTTTTAGATAGAATTGCtattcaaaaaaaagaaaaagcgcGAAAAGAAATAGTAGACCGTGAAAAGACTTTGGAACCGGAATCATCATTTTCCAGAGGTTTGATGAGGAGCTTTACAACGGCTGTATTTGGTGAAAGTTCATTTAAAAGGCATAACTATTCGCATGAGAAAACGAGGGATAAAACTCCTTTCAGAAACACAACGGATCGACGTTTATCTAGTCATAAACAAAGTGAtaaaatcgaatttaaaaatggatTCGACGTATCTCCTCGGGAACGTCCTCAGTATGGCAAAGATAGAGATAGCATCTATCGTAAGCATCATAGGAGATCACTCAGAGTTGAAAAAAGTGGAAGTGATAAACGTAGTGGAAAACTAACTCTAAGACCTGTCGATATCAGCTTAAGTTCTGGTGCCAGAGATTTAATCTCGCCGCCACAACGAGaagttaataatactaaattaaatgcaattaaaacgCCAGCATCTTCCCCTGTCAATGAGAATGGAAGGcagaaacaaatttatttccCATCAAGTGACGAAGACGACGATAAGACTCCGGTTGGTGACCGAGTGCTTAGCGAACGCGAGACACGGCGAAAAGAAATTCAAAGCCTTATAATGAAATATGCTCATTTAGACGAAGTTTACGGTCGTATAACCGAGAAGGAGCCTAACGGAGTATCAAATGCAATAGCACCTAGGAAACCGGAACCCATTGGCGTCGGAGATGTGGTTGTGCTGCCGCCGGAACTGCGCGGCCGTCAACGGCCGCATAGACCACGGCATCTGATGCGACGCGCGGCCACGCCGCCTGTAAGCAACAAGCTAGCAACCGACCGCTTGCGTCTCTGTGTGCCGCTAACTAAAACCTGGTCCGTTATTATTGATACATTCAAAGAATCTATAGAAAGCtagatcatttataaaaaaaggactatttataattattttataatgaaaaagcGTACTAACGTAGTCCAATGGAATGCATgtattttgcaaaaaaataaaatatataattgaaataccTGAAGGTAGTACAATAATTAAAGCAAGAGGGTATGAATAAATCTTTGTGTAATTCCTCAAGTTACTAACTAAGCAACCAGCCGTCTTGCGTGTTcagacaaagaaataaatatataaatcttgtgATATGATAGTGCATGTGATGAATTTTCTTATGcgtgttttaaaatgtaatatgtctttattttgcgtgaaaatattttcaaacgaaCCTAAAAATTGTTCTGAACCTGTTAATGGAAATGTTAGTAAAGTGAAGCCGTTAAGTTTTAGACGGGATCGGGTGGACACTGTTTACCTAATGAACCTGAGTATGAAAGGTTGTCTTTGGAAGCTTTGCGTGTGTGAAAGATGCGTCGGGTACCCTTCCGTCCTCTACCGTCCCGTTTCCGGCCCAGTTCCGAGTCCTCGCGAGCGGCGCGCTATCGTAGGCGGACGCCCGAGCGGTTTCTCGGGCGCCCGCCGCGGCGCATTAGCCGCACCGCAGCGCCCACCCGTCCGCCCTCTAACAGCATGTACGACACACCATACCAATTGTCGCTTGTCTGACGGGCAACCGTTCCATTGTCTGATTGTTGGGTACAACACTACTCGGGTCGTGGCGAACGCGTGGCGCTCTCCGTGGCATGTGGCTGGTGCGTGTGGCGTGATGGCGTGTTGGCGCGTGGTGCGTGCGGATGCGGCGGCGGCATCTCTGCGGCGTGTCGACGCGGGCGGCCCTGCAGAGCTCCCGGGCACGCTCCTCCGTCAAGGACGACAAGGACGGACACCTGGTGTACTGGCCCGGATATGTCATGGGAGCGAGATGTTCGTGTCCACACCATACCTTTAACACTTGATTACCATGACCATCACTGTTTGCTACACGATACACATACACAactacacacaaacacacacattcATGCCatataatgcaaataaaaacatttcgtaAAAAGAACGACGACAAAAACTCGGAAGTGACAATTATCGTCACTTCGCCCACAATCAAGTCCTAG encodes:
- the LOC125067307 gene encoding dual specificity protein kinase lkh1 isoform X2, producing MAAQPPRPPPNNLLFSGPPPSLPRVVLVPSDISKDYITPDTALDLEVVLDQKNDANNLDEINNVGVPTYDELFSDKVEKHVLENIPFEDQQYNNSYFLRRTRSFDISDMYVTSNENEVDGQVFRHRRSEPDLSKYGLFVEAEISVQPLQPPPLVLNNPFYDGSYALTSNDFNENMIMLPESYLAFEDSFVPSWDYKPEFLGNQEINPALYYDGLPLIPPNDPWSTQGNTNTAFEYYSPQFEIPTEEGAQYMRLNEYAIPQYKSLPMIEQAPITSSSDKSNKTASEKENNLKNSHNTAQINLNPSESSLVLRDNILNEEEKISAVESTVNRESSQSEESLNADISNDVTSSLAFMPSSKSSQRPCGTDDTSDDTSPCSTDYHEASALDLAQSLDELSCCDSTDFSQSRDEPSPVNDSVTNEIKPDKKQINGPCTLESNKPLTNPPHSQLPSIPFRNQEPTEPTCVPKSLTINKNLNKINSSTNTEVVSEHVASISVKPTPSATNIKQPVNCLDATKSPNTVKQHPQPPAVPPAWLAKPPSDIHGKANTTPDVPQILIHNTEGEMRKHDKSATSAKHSVIVYKPVSEPQPSCSYVPPVPPQPSQLKPDKQPKEVESSRARSSVKDDKDGHLVYWPGYVMGARYKIIETLGEGTFGKVVEVKDLEMEHRMALKIIKNVEKYREAAKLEINVLEKLADIDPDCKNLCVKMLDWFEYHGHMCIAFEMLGQSVFDFLKDNNYQPYPLEQVRHISYQLIYSVLFLHDNKLTHTDLKPENILFVDSDYEVVSVYNSSKKKHDLRRVKRSDVRLIDFGSATFDHEHHSTIVSTRHYRAPEVILELGWSQPCDVWSIGCIMFELHLGITLFQTHDNREHLAMMERILGPIPYRMARKTRTKYFYHGKLDWDDKSSAGRYVRENCKPLLRYLQSNSEEHRQLFELIARMLEYEPSQRITLREALKHPFFSKLPSQQRLGFQSTRPSYLRQ
- the LOC125067307 gene encoding dual specificity protein kinase lkh1 isoform X1 translates to MAAQPPRPPPNNLLFSGPPPSLPRVVLVPSDISKDYITPDTALDLEVVLDQKNDANNLDEINNVGVPTYDELFSDKVEKHVLENIPFEDQQYNNSYFLRRTRSFDISDMYVTSNENEVDGQVFRHRRSEPDLSKYGLFVEAEISVQPLQPPPLVLNNPFYDGSYALTSNDFNENMIMLPESYLAFEDSFVPSWDYKPEFLGNQEINPALYYDGLPLIPPNDPWSTQGNTNTAFEYYSPQFEIPTEEGAQYMRLNEYAIPQYKSLPMIEQAPITSSSDKSNKTASEKENNLKNSHNTAQINLNPSESSLVLRDNILNEEEKISAVESTVNRESSQSEESLNADISNDVTSSLAFMPSSKSSQRPCGTDDTSDDTSPCSTDYHEASALDLAQSLDELSCCDSTDFSQSRDEPSPVNDSVTNEIKPDKKQINGPCTLESNKPLTNPPHSQLPSIPFRNQEPTEPTCVPKSLTINKNLNKINSSTNTEVVSEHVASISVKPTPSATNIKQPVNCLDATKSPNTVKQHPQPPAVPPAWLAKPPSDIHGKANTTPDVPQILIHNTEGEMRKHDKSATSAKHSVIVYKPVSEPQPSCSYVPPVPPQPSQLKPDKQPKEVESSRARSSVKDDKDGHLVYWPGYVMGARYKIIETLGEGTFGKVVEVKDLEMEHRMALKIIKNVEKYREAAKLEINVLEKLADIDPDCKNLCVKMLDWFEYHGHMCIAFEMLGQSVFDFLKDNNYQPYPLEQVRHISYQLIYSVLFLHDNKLTHTDLKPENILFVDSDYEVVSVYNSSKKKHDLRRVKRSDVRLIDFGSATFDHEHHSTIVSTRHYRAPEVILELGWSQPCDVWSIGCIMFELHLGITLFQTHDNREHLAMMERILGPIPYRMARKTRTKYFYHGKLDWDDKSSAGRYVRENCKPLLRYLQSNSEEHRQLFELIARMLEYEPSQRITLREALKHPFFSKLPSQQRLGNDRARCNGEGSGSRERSHSLSR
- the LOC125067307 gene encoding dual specificity protein kinase lkh1 isoform X4, producing MAAQPPRPPPNNLLFSGPPPSLPRVVLVPSDISKDYITPDTALDLEVVLDQKNDANNLDEINNVGVPTYDELFSDKVEKHVLENIPFEDQQYNNSYFLRRTRSFDISDMYVTSNENEVDGQVFRHRRSEPDLSKYGLFVEAEISVQPLQPPPLVLNNPFYDGSYALTSNDFNENMIMLPESYLAFEDSFVPSWDYKPEFLGNQEINPALYYDGLPLIPPNDPWSTQGNTNTAFEYYSPQFEIPTEEGAQYMRLNEYAIPQYKSLPMIEQAPITSSSDKSNKTASEKENNLKNSHNTAQINLNPSESSLVLRDNILNEEEKISAVESTVNRESSQSEESLNADISNDVTSSLAFMPSSKSSQRPCGTDDTSDDTSPCSTDYHEASALDLAQSLDELSCCDSTDFSQSRDEPSPVNDSVTNEIKPDKKQINGPCTLESNKPLTNPPHSQLPSIPFRNQEPTEPTCVPKSLTINKNLNKINSSTNTEVVSEHVASISVKPTPSATNIKQPVNCLDATKSPNTVKQHPQPPAVPPAWLAKPPSDIHGKANTTPDVPQILIHNTEGEMRKHDKSATSAKHSVIVYKPVSEPQPSCSYVPPVPPQPSQLKPDKQPKEVESSRARSSVKDDKDGHLVYWPGYVMGARYKIIETLGEGTFGKVVEVKDLEMEHRMALKIIKNVEKYREAAKLEINVLEKLADIDPDCKNLCVKMLDWFEYHGHMCIAFEMLGQSVFDFLKDNNYQPYPLEQVRHISYQLIYSVLFLHDNKLTHTDLKPENILFVDSDYEVVSVYNSSKKVKT
- the LOC125067307 gene encoding CTD kinase subunit alpha isoform X3; protein product: MSGSLATTGNGTTSPRPRYTRASTTSVTQLLSDGYSSIINRLTRRGPSEKNDHIIDSKLSAARTRYDDKMLTSKSSALTNVRRYENNTNILPYRPFVSSVTPNTKKFSDDRAYSSYLSSPKARIEQSPVHSNPSISALSRSDSFRRAHMKDNKSSPLTKRYPLKETNNNNLDSTIMLGSTRSRLEDKYSTVLDRIAIQKKEKARKEIVDREKTLEPESSFSRGLMRSFTTAVFGESSFKRHNYSHEKTRDKTPFRNTTDRRLSSHKQSDKIEFKNGFDVSPRERPQYGKDRDSIYRKHHRRSLRVEKSGSDKRSGKLTLRPVDISLSSGARDLISPPQREVNNTKLNAIKTPASSPVNENGRQKQIYFPSSDEDDDKTPVGDRVLSERETRRKEIQSLIMKYAHLDEVYGRITEKEPNGVSNAIAPRKPEPIGVGDVVVLPPELRGRQRPHRPRHLMRRAATPPSSRARSSVKDDKDGHLVYWPGYVMGARYKIIETLGEGTFGKVVEVKDLEMEHRMALKIIKNVEKYREAAKLEINVLEKLADIDPDCKNLCVKMLDWFEYHGHMCIAFEMLGQSVFDFLKDNNYQPYPLEQVRHISYQLIYSVLFLHDNKLTHTDLKPENILFVDSDYEVVSVYNSSKKKHDLRRVKRSDVRLIDFGSATFDHEHHSTIVSTRHYRAPEVILELGWSQPCDVWSIGCIMFELHLGITLFQTHDNREHLAMMERILGPIPYRMARKTRTKYFYHGKLDWDDKSSAGRYVRENCKPLLRYLQSNSEEHRQLFELIARMLEYEPSQRITLREALKHPFFSKLPSQQRLGNDRARCNGEGSGSRERSHSLSR